The following proteins are encoded in a genomic region of Abyssisolibacter fermentans:
- a CDS encoding GNAT family N-acetyltransferase — protein sequence MINYRGCTLKNMRVEDVDKVAELLMKDYAKVMFSNELMKYHKFEEIKSFLIDRLNQSNNNLYFIGYSRNNNMMGYASVMNVNWVQGNAEFSIVLNDKYRNTGSGQILGKMVLDMCFNELNLIKVSILIKEENINLLSKINNKLKLQKVENISKDNVVETYYFDEIYRCN from the coding sequence ATGATTAATTATAGAGGATGTACTTTGAAAAATATGAGAGTTGAAGATGTTGATAAAGTAGCTGAGTTATTAATGAAAGATTATGCTAAAGTAATGTTTTCAAATGAATTAATGAAATATCATAAATTTGAAGAAATTAAATCATTTCTAATAGATAGACTTAATCAGAGTAATAATAATTTATATTTTATAGGTTATTCTAGAAATAATAATATGATGGGTTATGCTTCAGTAATGAATGTTAATTGGGTTCAGGGTAATGCAGAGTTTAGTATTGTATTAAATGATAAATACAGAAATACAGGTAGTGGACAGATATTAGGGAAAATGGTTTTGGATATGTGTTTCAATGAATTAAATTTAATTAAAGTCAGTATATTAATTAAAGAGGAAAATATTAATCTATTAAGTAAGATAAATAATAAATTAAAACTACAAAAAGTTGAGAATATATCAAAAGATAATGTTGTTGAAACATATTATTTTGATGAAATATATAGATGTAATTAG
- a CDS encoding 4'-phosphopantetheinyl transferase family protein, with protein sequence MREIKVETYAVRLDKNFNESKFHKLIKHTMSEKSRIKKFCSYECAQSTLIGCILIRYLLCKKLNIRNSELKFKKNDYGKPSLSMIDNMHYNISHSREWVVCAINNLPVGIDVEYINSTDLKIAERFFSRIEYNDLMSKKEEERKLYFYELWTLKESYIKAIGKGLSIKLDSFYFRSNNGNITMTNTDEYNNTDDFYFKQYDLDKEYKLAVCACKNSFSENIRIIKIDELYESVNYSNIS encoded by the coding sequence GTGAGAGAAATCAAAGTAGAAACTTATGCTGTCAGACTTGACAAAAATTTTAATGAAAGTAAATTTCACAAGTTAATTAAGCATACAATGAGTGAAAAAAGTAGAATAAAAAAGTTTTGCAGCTATGAATGTGCACAAAGTACATTAATTGGTTGTATTTTGATTAGATATCTACTTTGTAAGAAACTTAACATTAGAAACAGCGAATTAAAGTTTAAAAAAAATGATTATGGGAAGCCATCATTAAGTATGATAGATAATATGCATTATAATATATCCCATTCAAGAGAATGGGTAGTGTGTGCGATTAATAATCTACCTGTAGGAATAGATGTTGAATATATTAATTCAACTGACTTAAAAATAGCTGAGAGATTTTTTTCTAGAATAGAGTATAATGATCTTATGTCTAAAAAAGAAGAAGAAAGAAAATTGTATTTTTACGAATTATGGACATTAAAAGAAAGTTACATTAAAGCTATTGGCAAAGGTTTGTCTATTAAATTAGATTCTTTTTATTTTAGAAGTAATAACGGCAATATAACAATGACAAATACTGACGAATACAATAATACTGATGATTTCTACTTTAAACAATATGATTTGGACAAAGAATATAAATTGGCTGTATGTGCTTGTAAAAATAGCTTTTCTGAAAATATAAGAATTATTAAAATTGATGAATTGTATGAAAGCGTAAATTATAGCAATATTTCATAA
- a CDS encoding PH domain-containing protein — MKYKGKIGLWWFVLIILFNIFIGYITYITYVSGSSTWVLILNIAIALITNIFIIPFTINNYVTLELDKLIIHFGFFKTHIAYSDILSLEETKSPIAGSALSFDRIMITTKQSKAIISIKNKKQFIEEIIKHNTNVQYK; from the coding sequence ATGAAATATAAAGGGAAAATAGGACTTTGGTGGTTTGTATTGATTATTTTATTTAATATTTTTATAGGTTATATTACCTATATAACTTATGTAAGTGGTAGTAGTACATGGGTATTAATACTGAACATAGCAATCGCATTGATTACTAATATTTTCATAATACCTTTTACCATCAATAATTATGTTACTCTGGAACTTGATAAGCTGATTATTCATTTTGGCTTTTTTAAGACTCATATTGCTTATAGTGATATCCTTTCACTAGAAGAAACTAAAAGTCCCATTGCTGGTAGTGCTTTATCTTTCGATAGAATCATGATCACAACCAAACAGAGCAAAGCCATCATTTCAATAAAGAATAAAAAACAATTTATTGAAGAGATAATAAAGCACAATACTAATGTTCAATATAAATAA
- a CDS encoding ABC transporter ATP-binding protein, with amino-acid sequence MKYKNSDLKKISCILKLMLPLKKYAILAAIATLLIILLSMVVPYFNMILVDEVILNKNILMYKNVMILWILLILIKPSIEIIKNRNLALFDIHFDRQIRKKMMDKIMYLPLSYFDKEQKGYIQARMNGDIAALYSIGAGAVIKIFSDITKLIVGLIMLFKINSFLTLITLLLIPLVIINNRIFFKKIKKMRSIIQEHLANIRGFTVENLMSIEIIKFFNFESLRMNQFDQLYDENVKLNKKNAYLNIKINFIKQLISSIIPFAIWAVGAWMAIKGEMTLGEITAFVGYMGLVYGPAISIFSLKLNLQGAVVAWERINEILKIEDEKSDNENRLIPTIENGDIEYKNVSFKYSDQSDYIIKNLNLAINKGEKVTIIGANGSGKSTMLKLLLGLYNHYEGSITIDDQEINQCNVFEIRNQIAYMSQDIMLFRGSILDNIRCFNAKITCEEVKQLIKSLNLEDIFQEYGFTLDKMVNEQGKNLSGGQRQLISFLRVMIKKHCKIIILDEGTSAFDSKIEELIYDRMQFLCKDKTIINISHKKTFIDSSSRILVLKDGKLSKKDYSTVLTESSI; translated from the coding sequence ATGAAATATAAAAATTCAGATTTAAAAAAAATATCATGTATTTTAAAACTTATGCTTCCACTAAAAAAGTATGCAATTTTGGCTGCAATTGCTACTTTGCTAATCATTTTATTATCTATGGTAGTACCGTATTTTAATATGATATTAGTTGATGAAGTTATATTAAATAAGAATATTTTAATGTATAAGAATGTAATGATACTATGGATTCTTTTAATTCTTATAAAACCTTCAATAGAGATAATTAAAAATAGAAATCTGGCGTTATTTGATATTCATTTTGACAGACAAATAAGGAAAAAGATGATGGATAAAATAATGTATCTACCTTTATCCTACTTTGATAAAGAACAAAAAGGATATATTCAAGCCCGAATGAATGGTGATATAGCAGCACTTTATTCAATTGGTGCTGGCGCTGTTATAAAAATATTTAGTGACATAACAAAATTAATAGTGGGATTAATAATGCTGTTTAAAATCAATAGTTTTTTAACTCTTATAACATTATTGTTAATTCCATTGGTTATTATTAATAACAGGATTTTTTTTAAAAAAATAAAAAAGATGAGATCTATTATTCAGGAACATTTAGCAAATATTAGAGGATTTACTGTTGAAAACTTAATGTCAATTGAAATAATAAAATTTTTCAACTTTGAAAGTTTAAGAATGAATCAATTTGATCAATTGTATGATGAAAACGTGAAGCTAAATAAAAAAAATGCATATTTAAATATTAAGATAAATTTTATAAAACAATTAATATCTAGTATCATTCCTTTTGCTATTTGGGCTGTTGGAGCATGGATGGCTATCAAAGGAGAAATGACATTGGGTGAAATTACTGCTTTTGTAGGATACATGGGGTTAGTTTATGGACCAGCTATTAGTATATTTAGTTTGAAGTTGAACTTACAAGGTGCTGTAGTTGCATGGGAAAGGATTAATGAAATACTAAAAATAGAAGATGAAAAATCTGATAATGAGAATAGATTAATTCCTACTATAGAAAATGGTGATATAGAGTATAAAAATGTCAGTTTTAAATATTCGGATCAAAGTGATTATATAATTAAAAATTTAAATCTAGCAATAAATAAAGGTGAAAAAGTAACTATTATTGGTGCTAATGGTTCAGGTAAATCAACTATGCTTAAATTATTGTTGGGTCTTTATAATCATTATGAAGGTAGTATAACCATTGATGATCAAGAGATTAATCAATGTAATGTCTTTGAAATAAGGAATCAAATTGCTTATATGAGCCAGGATATTATGCTATTTAGGGGAAGTATATTGGATAATATTAGATGTTTTAATGCTAAAATAACTTGTGAAGAAGTAAAGCAGTTAATCAAAAGTTTAAATTTAGAAGATATATTTCAGGAATATGGTTTTACATTAGATAAGATGGTAAATGAACAAGGAAAAAATCTTTCTGGAGGACAAAGACAATTAATTAGTTTTTTAAGGGTAATGATAAAAAAACATTGTAAGATAATAATTTTAGATGAGGGTACATCCGCTTTTGATTCTAAAATTGAAGAACTTATATATGATAGAATGCAGTTTTTGTGTAAGGATAAGACAATAATAAATATTTCTCATAAGAAAACATTTATTGATAGTAGCAGTAGAATACTAGTTCTTAAAGATGGTAAATTATCTAAAAAGGATTATAGCACTGTATTAACTGAAAGTAGTATTTGA
- the hypD gene encoding trans-4-hydroxy-L-proline dehydratase, which yields MNERVKKLREQSLSSVPCITIERARIVTEAYKKYEGKVSVPVLRALTFKYLMENKTICINEDELIVGERGTKPQATPTYPELCCHTVEDLEVMNDRKKISFKVSDEVKKVERLEIMTFWQNRSMRDLIFNQMSDKWKACYNAGIFTEFMEQRAPGHTVADDKIYKKGFLGFKDDINEKLKELDYINDIDAYEKQEQLKAMSICCDALIIFAKRHAVLANELAGKESNERRKRELEEITKICDYVPANPPRTFREALQMYWFVHLGVITELNTWDSFCPGKLDQHLYPFYKKDIEQGTLTSEAAKELLECFWIKFNNQPAPPKVGITLEESGTYTDFCNINIGGIKPDGSDGVNEVSYLLLEIIKEMRLLQPSTNVQISRKNPDEFIIKACEVIREGMGFPSVFNTDAVVKELIRQGKSIQDARCGGTSGCVEVGCFGREAYILTGYFNLVKVLEITLNNGLDIGTGRLIGLETGKIDEFSTLDELLEAFEKQVKYFIDIKIRGNNMIEKLYAKYMPAPFMSIIIDDCISKGKDYNAGGARYNSRYIQGVGIGTITDSLSAIKYHVFDNKTIKMSDLMTALKQDFVGDEKLRQILLNKTPKYGNDNDYADDLMKKVFDIFYNAVDGRNTINGGTYRIEMLPTTCHVYFGSVIGATPDGRKAKVPLSEGISPVQGADKNGPTAVIKSASKMDQLRTGGALLNQKFTPQILRGQKGLSRMKDLIRVYFKLDGHHLQFNVIDAETLRDAQKCPDKYKNLIVRVAGYSDYFNNLNKALQDEIITRTEHKEF from the coding sequence ATGAATGAAAGAGTAAAAAAACTAAGAGAGCAAAGTTTATCATCAGTACCGTGTATTACTATTGAGAGAGCCAGAATTGTTACAGAGGCTTATAAAAAATATGAAGGTAAAGTTTCTGTTCCTGTTCTAAGAGCACTTACATTTAAATATCTGATGGAAAACAAGACTATTTGCATAAATGAAGATGAACTTATAGTAGGAGAAAGAGGAACAAAGCCACAAGCTACACCGACATATCCGGAATTATGCTGTCATACTGTAGAAGACTTAGAAGTTATGAATGATAGAAAAAAGATATCATTTAAAGTAAGCGACGAAGTAAAGAAAGTAGAACGTTTAGAAATCATGACGTTTTGGCAGAACAGATCAATGAGAGATCTAATATTTAATCAAATGAGTGATAAATGGAAGGCTTGTTATAATGCAGGCATATTCACAGAGTTCATGGAGCAGAGAGCGCCTGGACATACTGTTGCAGATGACAAGATATACAAAAAAGGATTTTTAGGTTTTAAAGATGATATTAACGAAAAACTCAAAGAACTAGATTATATAAATGATATAGATGCTTATGAAAAACAAGAACAATTAAAAGCTATGAGCATATGTTGTGATGCTCTAATAATATTTGCTAAACGTCATGCTGTATTAGCTAATGAGCTTGCAGGCAAAGAAAGCAATGAAAGAAGAAAACGAGAATTAGAGGAAATAACAAAGATATGTGATTACGTTCCAGCTAATCCACCTAGAACTTTTAGAGAAGCCCTACAAATGTATTGGTTTGTTCATTTGGGTGTAATTACAGAATTAAATACATGGGATTCATTTTGTCCGGGTAAATTAGATCAACATTTATATCCTTTTTATAAAAAGGATATAGAGCAAGGTACTTTAACCAGTGAAGCTGCAAAAGAGTTATTAGAGTGTTTTTGGATTAAGTTTAACAACCAGCCAGCTCCACCTAAAGTAGGCATAACTCTAGAGGAGAGCGGCACATATACTGATTTTTGTAATATAAATATTGGTGGAATAAAACCAGATGGCTCAGATGGAGTTAATGAAGTTTCATATTTATTACTTGAAATAATAAAAGAGATGAGACTTTTGCAGCCTAGTACTAATGTACAAATAAGTAGAAAAAATCCTGATGAGTTTATAATAAAGGCATGTGAAGTTATAAGGGAAGGAATGGGATTTCCTTCTGTATTTAATACAGATGCTGTTGTTAAAGAGTTAATCAGACAAGGTAAAAGTATTCAAGATGCAAGGTGTGGAGGAACTAGTGGTTGTGTAGAAGTAGGATGTTTTGGCAGAGAAGCCTATATATTGACTGGATATTTTAATCTAGTTAAAGTATTAGAAATTACACTAAATAATGGGTTAGATATAGGGACTGGAAGATTGATAGGTTTAGAGACAGGGAAAATAGATGAATTTAGTACACTAGATGAATTATTAGAAGCTTTTGAAAAACAGGTTAAATACTTTATTGATATAAAGATTAGAGGAAATAACATGATAGAAAAGCTTTATGCTAAATACATGCCAGCTCCTTTTATGTCTATTATTATTGATGATTGTATTAGCAAGGGTAAAGACTATAATGCTGGTGGTGCTAGGTATAATTCAAGATATATACAAGGTGTAGGAATAGGAACTATAACAGATTCTTTATCAGCTATTAAGTATCATGTGTTTGATAATAAAACTATAAAAATGAGTGATTTAATGACAGCTTTAAAGCAGGATTTTGTGGGTGATGAAAAATTAAGACAGATATTATTAAATAAAACACCAAAGTATGGTAATGACAATGATTATGCTGATGATTTAATGAAAAAGGTTTTTGATATTTTTTATAATGCAGTAGATGGTAGAAATACGATAAATGGAGGAACTTACAGAATAGAAATGCTTCCAACGACATGTCACGTTTATTTTGGTAGTGTAATAGGGGCTACTCCAGATGGAAGAAAGGCAAAAGTACCATTATCAGAAGGTATTTCTCCAGTTCAAGGTGCTGATAAGAATGGACCAACAGCTGTTATAAAATCGGCATCTAAAATGGATCAGCTTAGAACTGGAGGAGCATTATTAAATCAAAAATTCACACCACAAATATTGAGAGGGCAAAAAGGTCTTAGTAGAATGAAAGATTTAATACGTGTATATTTTAAATTAGATGGGCATCATCTTCAATTCAATGTTATTGATGCTGAAACGTTAAGAGATGCACAAAAATGTCCTGATAAATATAAAAATCTTATTGTACGTGTAGCGGGATATAGTGATTATTTTAATAATCTAAATAAAGCACTCCAAGATGAAATAATAACTAGAACTGAACATAAAGAGTTTTAA
- a CDS encoding glycyl-radical enzyme activating protein, whose amino-acid sequence MKNGVVFNIQRYCINDGPGIRTTIFFKGCPLNCWWCHNPESQNEKKAIIYNKNKCIHCYTCIDMCEMDCITKELKIDMNSCTLCGKCTLNCPTEALEMVGKQMNVEEIMNEIVKDKVFYEESGGGVTFSGGEPLMQADFLEEVLSRCHDKGIHTTVDTSGYCSWEALLKVNNNVDLFLYDIKHMDESKHKKFTGVSNKLVLNNLKKLSALNKDIWVRLPIIPTVNDDYKNLSDTGEFLESLGLKNVYILPYHNMFMDKYKRLGMRYKLKDIKPPSKVTMEKIACYLGKYHLNINIGG is encoded by the coding sequence GTGAAAAATGGAGTTGTTTTTAACATTCAAAGATATTGTATTAATGATGGACCGGGGATAAGAACAACGATATTTTTTAAAGGTTGTCCTTTAAACTGCTGGTGGTGTCATAATCCAGAGAGTCAAAATGAAAAAAAAGCTATTATCTATAATAAAAATAAATGTATTCATTGCTATACATGCATAGACATGTGCGAAATGGATTGTATAACTAAAGAACTCAAAATAGATATGAATAGTTGTACTTTATGTGGTAAATGTACTCTTAACTGTCCTACAGAAGCTTTGGAGATGGTAGGCAAGCAAATGAATGTAGAAGAAATCATGAATGAGATTGTTAAAGATAAAGTTTTTTATGAAGAATCTGGCGGAGGGGTTACTTTTTCTGGAGGTGAACCTTTAATGCAAGCAGATTTTTTAGAGGAAGTTTTAAGCAGGTGTCATGATAAGGGGATTCATACAACAGTTGATACTTCTGGCTATTGTAGTTGGGAAGCTTTATTAAAAGTTAATAATAATGTAGATTTATTTTTGTATGATATCAAACATATGGATGAAAGTAAGCATAAAAAATTTACTGGAGTAAGTAATAAGCTGGTATTGAATAATTTAAAGAAATTATCAGCTTTAAACAAAGATATTTGGGTTCGTTTACCGATTATACCTACTGTAAATGATGATTATAAAAATTTATCAGATACTGGTGAGTTTTTGGAATCATTAGGGTTAAAGAATGTTTATATATTGCCTTACCACAACATGTTCATGGATAAATATAAAAGACTAGGCATGAGATATAAATTAAAAGATATTAAACCTCCATCCAAAGTAACTATGGAGAAAATAGCTTGTTATTTAGGAAAGTATCATTTAAATATTAATATCGGGGGATAG
- a CDS encoding methyltransferase domain-containing protein has translation MKKNEKLYNRLIAEVEANFEGWDFSHLSGRVEEFPLTWNYTIALNKYLKASSSMLDMGTGGGEFLSSLKPLPKSTCATEGYQPNIPVARNRLNPLGIEVFEVKDDSKLPFKDSKFDLIINKHEAYDPSEVQRILSQDGIFITQQVGGLNDSDLNELFGAKQSIYNEWCMKQAVVDIENNGLTVLKNKECITKTRFYDVGAIAYYLKCIPWQIEDFTVDKYFDRLVHINNIIEKEDYIDIICHRFLVIAKK, from the coding sequence ATGAAAAAAAATGAAAAATTATACAATAGACTTATTGCTGAGGTAGAAGCAAACTTTGAAGGTTGGGATTTTAGTCATTTATCAGGTAGAGTGGAAGAATTCCCTTTGACATGGAACTATACTATTGCATTAAATAAATATTTAAAAGCTAGTTCTTCTATGTTAGACATGGGAACAGGTGGAGGTGAATTTCTTTCATCATTAAAGCCGCTACCAAAGTCTACATGTGCAACAGAAGGCTATCAACCAAATATACCAGTAGCCAGAAATAGACTGAATCCATTAGGTATCGAAGTTTTTGAAGTTAAAGATGACAGCAAACTACCTTTTAAAGATTCAAAATTTGATTTAATCATTAACAAACATGAAGCCTACGATCCAAGTGAAGTGCAAAGAATATTATCACAAGATGGAATATTCATCACTCAACAAGTAGGCGGTCTAAATGATTCTGATCTCAATGAACTATTTGGTGCAAAGCAAAGTATTTATAATGAATGGTGCATGAAACAAGCTGTAGTTGATATTGAAAATAACGGGTTAACAGTTTTAAAAAATAAAGAATGCATAACCAAAACAAGATTTTATGATGTTGGCGCAATAGCTTATTATTTAAAATGTATACCTTGGCAAATAGAAGATTTCACTGTAGATAAATATTTTGATCGTTTAGTTCATATTAACAATATAATTGAAAAAGAAGATTATATTGATATTATCTGCCATAGATTTTTGGTGATTGCGAAAAAATAA
- a CDS encoding sigma-54 interaction domain-containing protein encodes MDYKYLLESILEYLDEGVLVVNTEADVTFYNEPTTDIAGIEPKDAVGKNILDIFPDLTPETSTFYYVLKNKRPLINYVQTYMNYRGEQVSTVTSTIPLYENGEICGALEIYKSLNDMKNLSEKVLLLREELFKKNKLKNYIGNGTKYTLDDIYGQNSTIQNLKAKVKKIADSSSPVLIYGETGTGKELFVQGMHNASLTRKHKPFIAQNCAAIPRDLLESLIFGTSLGSFTGAKDKPGLFELADGGTLFLDEISSMDMELQAKLLRVLQDGVVRRVGGAKTITVDVRVVAATNQDPLIAVKDKTLREDLFYRLNVISLKLPPLRERKDDIELLTNKFIKLYNKTLHKNVKHVTNDCIKCLVKYNWPGNIRELKYTIESIMNFTDKTQIDVEDLPMHIINLNHVQKNDDKDNMPLLKDAMNQYEKELIEKAIHRAKGNYSRAARMLGVPRQTLYNKINKHGIDV; translated from the coding sequence ATGGATTATAAATATCTTTTAGAATCAATATTGGAATACTTAGATGAAGGAGTATTAGTTGTAAATACAGAGGCTGATGTGACTTTTTATAATGAGCCAACAACTGATATTGCAGGTATTGAGCCAAAAGATGCTGTTGGCAAGAATATACTAGATATTTTTCCGGATTTAACACCTGAAACGAGTACTTTTTACTATGTACTCAAAAATAAAAGGCCGTTAATTAATTATGTACAAACTTACATGAATTATAGAGGTGAACAGGTTTCTACAGTTACGAGTACTATACCATTATATGAAAATGGTGAGATTTGTGGAGCGCTTGAGATATACAAAAGTCTTAATGATATGAAGAATTTATCAGAGAAAGTTCTTTTATTAAGAGAAGAATTATTCAAAAAGAATAAATTGAAAAATTATATTGGAAACGGCACAAAGTATACTTTAGATGATATATATGGTCAAAACAGTACTATACAGAATTTAAAAGCTAAAGTCAAAAAAATAGCAGACAGTAGTTCGCCAGTATTAATATATGGAGAAACAGGAACAGGTAAAGAGTTGTTTGTACAAGGGATGCATAATGCCAGTTTAACCAGAAAGCATAAACCATTTATTGCTCAAAATTGTGCCGCTATTCCAAGAGATTTGCTAGAAAGCTTAATATTCGGGACTAGTTTAGGTAGTTTTACAGGGGCTAAGGATAAACCTGGTTTATTTGAATTAGCTGATGGTGGGACTCTTTTCTTAGATGAAATAAGTTCTATGGATATGGAATTACAAGCGAAACTGTTAAGGGTTTTACAAGATGGAGTTGTTAGGAGAGTAGGTGGTGCTAAAACGATAACTGTAGATGTTAGGGTAGTTGCAGCTACCAATCAAGATCCTTTAATAGCAGTTAAAGATAAAACCTTGAGGGAGGATTTATTTTATAGATTAAATGTTATATCCTTAAAGCTTCCTCCACTACGAGAAAGAAAAGATGATATAGAACTGTTAACAAATAAGTTTATAAAGCTTTATAACAAAACGTTACACAAAAATGTAAAACATGTTACAAATGATTGTATAAAATGCTTAGTGAAATATAACTGGCCTGGGAATATTAGAGAACTAAAATACACTATTGAAAGTATTATGAATTTTACGGATAAAACACAGATTGACGTAGAAGATTTACCAATGCATATTATTAATTTAAATCATGTACAGAAAAATGACGATAAAGATAATATGCCATTATTGAAGGATGCTATGAATCAATATGAGAAAGAATTAATAGAAAAAGCAATTCATAGAGCTAAAGGAAATTATTCAAGGGCTGCTAGAATGTTAGGAGTACCAAGACAAACGTTATATAACAAAATAAACAAACATGGAATTGATGTGTAA
- the galU gene encoding UTP--glucose-1-phosphate uridylyltransferase GalU, whose translation MKIKKAIIPAAGLGTRFLPATKAQPKEMLPIVDTPTIQYIIQEAVEAGIKDILIITGRNKRAIEDHFDKSIELEMALKQKGKTDVLKMVQDISNMANIHYIRQKEPKGLGHAIHCAKSFIKDEPFAVLLGDDVVWSPQKPCIKQLIEVYEEHNTSIIGVQQVPHDQVYKYGIMAGNKIENRLYKINDLVEKPSVNNAPSDIAILGRYIITPEIFDILEHTKVGQGGEIQLTDALRTLSNIKDIYAYVFEGRRYDVGNMMGFLSAMVEFALRKDNIKEEFKEYLIDLLKNEGV comes from the coding sequence TTGAAAATAAAAAAAGCTATAATACCAGCTGCTGGACTAGGTACAAGATTTTTACCAGCAACAAAAGCACAGCCTAAAGAAATGCTACCTATAGTAGATACACCTACTATTCAATATATAATTCAAGAAGCAGTTGAAGCTGGAATAAAAGATATTTTAATTATAACAGGAAGAAATAAACGAGCTATAGAAGATCATTTTGATAAAAGCATTGAATTGGAGATGGCTTTAAAACAAAAAGGAAAAACAGATGTATTGAAGATGGTACAAGATATATCCAATATGGCTAATATACACTATATTAGACAAAAAGAACCTAAAGGTTTAGGTCATGCTATTCATTGCGCAAAATCTTTTATTAAAGATGAACCATTTGCAGTACTATTAGGAGATGATGTAGTATGGTCACCTCAAAAACCATGTATAAAGCAACTTATTGAAGTATATGAAGAACATAACACGAGTATTATTGGAGTACAGCAAGTACCTCATGATCAGGTATATAAATATGGAATAATGGCAGGCAATAAAATAGAAAATAGGCTTTACAAAATAAACGATTTAGTTGAAAAACCTTCTGTGAATAATGCACCTTCTGATATAGCTATATTAGGCAGGTATATAATAACACCGGAAATCTTTGATATACTTGAGCATACTAAAGTGGGACAAGGTGGAGAAATACAATTAACTGATGCTTTAAGAACTTTAAGTAATATTAAAGACATTTATGCTTACGTTTTTGAAGGCAGAAGGTACGATGTCGGAAACATGATGGGATTTTTGTCTGCAATGGTTGAATTTGCTTTAAGAAAAGACAATATAAAAGAAGAATTTAAGGAATATTTAATAGATTTATTGAAAAATGAGGGCGTGTAA